One Campylobacter sputorum subsp. sputorum DNA segment encodes these proteins:
- the aroQ gene encoding type II 3-dehydroquinate dehydratase, producing the protein MPKITVIQGPNINMLGKRDQNLYGVMSMDDIHKQMKIVADQANVEIEFFQSNLEGEIVDKIQECYGDSDGIIINPAAYSHTSIAIRDAIEAVRLPAIEVHITNIYKRDDFRQKSMISPVSAGCIVGFGPLGYHLAMVAMLQRFEQIKAYEEAQKQQNEQ; encoded by the coding sequence ATGCCAAAAATAACAGTTATTCAAGGTCCAAATATCAATATGCTCGGAAAAAGAGATCAAAATTTATATGGCGTAATGAGTATGGATGATATTCATAAACAAATGAAAATCGTAGCAGATCAAGCAAATGTTGAAATAGAGTTTTTTCAAAGCAATTTAGAGGGCGAAATCGTTGATAAAATTCAAGAATGCTACGGAGATAGCGATGGTATAATCATAAATCCAGCCGCATACTCTCATACATCAATAGCCATAAGAGATGCCATAGAAGCAGTTAGATTGCCAGCAATTGAAGTTCATATAACAAATATTTATAAAAGAGATGATTTTAGACAAAAAAGTATGATTAGCCCAGTAAGTGCGGGATGTATCGTAGGTTTTGGACCACTTGGTTATCATCTTGCAATGGTAGCAATGTTACAAAGATTTGAACAAATAAAGGCTTACGAAGAGGCTCAAAAACAACAAAATGAGCAGTAA
- a CDS encoding P-loop NTPase, with translation MINQANKLQNLVSKEQKKQKTTHFIAITSGKGGVGKSTISANLGNILANNGYKVGLFDADIGLANLDVILNVKMNKNLLNVLKGECSLSDIIIPVKKNLILIPGDSGDEILKYNDHFLYDRFLGEVSDLDYLDFLIIDTGAGIGDHIQVFLQASDEVIVVTVPDPAAITDAYATIKVTSKIKNDLLMIINMAKDEKEAIKIFENIQKVALNNIANLNLSMLGYIQNDKNVAKSIKQRTLFTQDVPFGVSSSEIKQMASKLLYRLERKVLVDDGRRSISNFFKQLMDQF, from the coding sequence ATGATAAATCAAGCAAATAAACTTCAAAACCTTGTTTCAAAAGAGCAAAAAAAACAAAAAACAACGCATTTTATAGCCATAACAAGCGGAAAAGGCGGTGTTGGAAAAAGCACTATAAGTGCAAATTTAGGAAATATCCTTGCAAATAATGGCTATAAAGTTGGGCTTTTTGATGCTGATATTGGACTAGCAAATTTAGATGTTATTCTTAATGTTAAAATGAATAAAAATTTATTAAATGTCTTAAAAGGCGAATGCTCTCTAAGTGATATCATAATTCCAGTTAAAAAAAATTTGATTTTAATCCCTGGAGATAGTGGCGATGAGATACTAAAATACAATGATCATTTTTTATATGATAGATTTTTAGGCGAAGTTAGTGATCTTGATTATCTTGATTTTTTGATTATCGATACAGGTGCGGGCATAGGAGATCACATACAAGTTTTTTTACAAGCAAGCGATGAGGTTATAGTTGTAACAGTTCCAGATCCCGCAGCTATTACAGATGCTTATGCAACCATAAAAGTAACATCAAAAATAAAAAATGATCTTTTGATGATAATAAATATGGCAAAAGATGAAAAAGAAGCTATTAAAATATTTGAAAATATACAAAAAGTAGCACTAAATAACATTGCAAATTTAAATCTTTCTATGCTTGGATATATTCAAAATGACAAAAATGTAGCAAAAAGCATAAAACAAAGAACTTTATTTACTCAAGATGTGCCATTTGGAGTTTCTAGTAGTGAAATCAAACAGATGGCATCTAAGCTTCTTTATAGATTGGAACGAAAAGTGCTTGTAGATGATGGCAGGAGAAGCATTAGTAATTTTTTTAAACAACTAATGGATCAATTTTAA
- a CDS encoding TIGR00730 family Rossman fold protein, producing the protein MIENIFSEIALLDGIFEKENRYITFFGSARLQNDNIYCKKAYELAKKLANKGFSIVTGGGDGIMQAANKGAYDAGKNSIGINIQLPFEQNSNPYINKGTKLKNLSLRKYALIEHSKAFVVFPGGFGTLDELFEILCLVQTKFREDNKIYLIGIDFWSKLDEFIRDTLVENMTITPNDINLYTIEDDIDIVFNYIINSAK; encoded by the coding sequence ATGATAGAAAATATATTTAGCGAGATTGCTTTACTAGATGGTATTTTTGAAAAAGAAAACAGATATATAACTTTTTTTGGCTCAGCAAGATTACAAAATGATAATATTTATTGTAAAAAAGCCTACGAATTAGCAAAAAAACTAGCAAATAAGGGTTTTTCTATAGTAACAGGAGGCGGAGATGGTATTATGCAAGCTGCAAATAAAGGTGCTTATGATGCTGGAAAAAATAGCATTGGTATAAATATACAACTCCCGTTTGAACAAAATTCAAATCCATATATAAATAAAGGCACAAAACTAAAAAATTTATCACTTAGAAAATATGCTCTCATAGAACACTCAAAAGCATTTGTAGTCTTTCCGGGAGGTTTTGGAACACTAGATGAGTTGTTTGAAATTTTGTGCTTAGTTCAAACAAAATTTAGAGAAGACAATAAGATATATCTTATTGGTATAGATTTTTGGTCAAAACTAGATGAATTTATAAGAGATACTTTAGTTGAAAATATGACTATTACGCCAAATGATATAAACTTATATACCATAGAAGATGATATAGATATAGTATTTAACTATATTATAAATTCAGCAAAATAA
- a CDS encoding RNA polymerase sigma factor FliA — protein MAEKQQKKQHNAYANAIKQEQDSLVLQYMPALRSMAFRLKERLPASIDVNDLISIGATQMIKMSRKYDKSQNDSFWGYCQKRVYGSMLDYLRSLDTVSRSNRKLIKQVEIEIDNYFNKHEQEPDDAYLAKVLNESEDKIREARMASSICSVMPIDDHLINTEQESTEDRVIRDDLLEKIEEVLATFEKRDQLIVQLYYYEELSLAEISEILNISQSRISQIHKKLINKIKERFGA, from the coding sequence ATGGCAGAAAAGCAGCAAAAAAAGCAGCATAATGCTTATGCAAACGCCATAAAACAAGAGCAAGATTCACTTGTTTTACAATACATGCCAGCACTTAGATCAATGGCGTTTAGACTAAAAGAAAGACTTCCTGCTAGTATAGATGTAAATGATTTAATAAGCATTGGTGCTACACAAATGATAAAAATGTCTAGAAAGTATGATAAAAGCCAAAATGACTCATTTTGGGGATATTGCCAAAAAAGAGTATATGGCTCAATGCTAGACTATCTTAGATCACTTGATACTGTAAGCAGATCAAACAGAAAACTCATAAAACAAGTAGAAATAGAAATAGATAATTATTTTAACAAACACGAACAAGAGCCAGATGATGCGTATTTAGCCAAAGTTTTAAATGAAAGCGAAGATAAAATAAGAGAAGCAAGAATGGCAAGCAGCATATGCTCAGTAATGCCGATAGATGACCATCTTATAAACACTGAACAAGAAAGTACAGAAGATAGAGTTATTAGAGATGATTTACTTGAAAAAATAGAAGAAGTTTTGGCAACTTTTGAAAAAAGAGATCAACTTATAGTTCAGTTGTATTATTATGAAGAGTTATCTTTAGCTGAGATTAGTGAAATTTTAAACATTTCTCAATCACGAATTTCTCAAATTCATAAAAAGTTAATAAATAAAATAAAAGAAAGATTTGGAGCCTAG
- a CDS encoding GNAT family N-acetyltransferase has protein sequence MVRSAKISDALVAIDLIDLALENISSVLTGEENKEKAKSVLREFFVSKQNLYSFENVFVYEINGLVVGAMCVYDSNLRDKLLEPIISRLKMINKNHKIDKECFENEYYIDTIAVNEKFRKRGIATKMFEHAFLEAKKLDIKKCSLVVDILKPKTKSFYESLGFYQNCVVDIAGGRYFHMLKDIK, from the coding sequence ATGGTTAGAAGTGCCAAAATTTCCGATGCTTTAGTGGCTATTGATCTTATAGACTTAGCTCTTGAGAATATAAGTTCTGTTCTAACAGGGGAAGAAAATAAAGAAAAAGCAAAGAGTGTTTTAAGAGAGTTTTTTGTCAGTAAACAAAATTTATATAGTTTTGAAAATGTTTTTGTTTATGAGATTAATGGTTTAGTCGTAGGTGCAATGTGTGTTTATGATTCAAATTTAAGAGATAAACTTTTAGAACCTATAATATCAAGATTAAAAATGATAAATAAAAACCATAAAATAGACAAAGAGTGCTTTGAAAATGAGTATTATATAGATACTATTGCTGTAAATGAGAAATTTAGAAAAAGAGGGATTGCTACAAAAATGTTTGAACACGCTTTTTTAGAGGCAAAAAAACTAGATATAAAAAAGTGCTCACTAGTTGTAGATATTTTAAAACCAAAAACTAAAAGTTTTTACGAATCTTTGGGATTTTATCAAAACTGCGTTGTAGATATAGCAGGAGGCAGATATTTTCATATGTTAAAGGATATAAAATGA
- a CDS encoding heavy metal translocating P-type ATPase has translation MSQKIRLNISGMNCVNCSSGIEKSVKKIKGVKSANVSFANSSGEFVLDSSDVLEDVIKKIKSLGFGVVKNYQELEHYRKLHIKNMLFKFVISAILSCVIMFIEMFLVPNLWLNLIMLTLSSVVVFYCGGHFFIHAKKSLQNLNFDMNVLISLGVMVAYLYSLFVVVVPDFIPQNLRYLYFSSSTMIITFVTLGKFLEERSKLKASDYLKNLMDLAPKKALKVSKGAQLEEVNADELKKGDIVIVKSGFNIPCDGVIIEGGGDIDKSFLSGESLPVYHSKGDNVYAGCVNLDGYMTIEVAKEQSDTMLYQILNLMSEASSKKMPIARLADKVANIFVPSVILIAIFTLIFWSLNKDLSLGLILAASVLIISCPCALGLATPIAIVCALGAGAKRGILIKNPEVLENMQDIKFGVFDKTGTLSKGEISVKKSFLSDQILSFVAGIEERSEHPISKAIVEYAKNNCMCATKFNGEHKNIPGKGIIASQGNINVMIGNLALMQENSVYIRDDILEEINKITNDGFGVVMVAYNSNFSGYLVLSDSLKDGAKELILELKKMGITPIMLTGDSLNVAKYIANQIDIQEVHAELLPQDKYDFVEKLKQKGKVLFVGDGINDAPSLKSADISVAMSSGSDIVKESGDIVVVNSDLKSILAFIKLTKETMKTIKQNLFWAFIYNAICIPIAAGVLYPFGFILMPMYGAIAMSISSVSVVLNSIKLRFIKF, from the coding sequence ATGTCTCAAAAAATAAGACTTAACATAAGCGGAATGAACTGCGTTAATTGTTCATCCGGCATAGAAAAAAGTGTCAAAAAAATTAAGGGAGTTAAATCCGCAAATGTTAGTTTTGCAAACTCAAGTGGTGAGTTTGTTTTAGATAGTAGTGATGTTTTAGAAGATGTGATTAAAAAGATAAAATCTCTTGGATTTGGCGTTGTAAAAAATTATCAAGAACTCGAGCATTATAGAAAATTACACATAAAAAATATGCTTTTTAAATTTGTTATATCTGCTATTTTATCGTGTGTGATAATGTTTATTGAGATGTTTTTAGTACCAAATTTGTGGCTAAATTTAATTATGTTAACATTAAGTAGCGTTGTGGTTTTTTACTGCGGCGGGCATTTTTTTATTCACGCAAAAAAATCTCTTCAAAATTTAAATTTTGATATGAATGTTTTAATATCTCTTGGTGTTATGGTGGCTTATCTATACTCTTTGTTTGTCGTTGTCGTGCCTGATTTTATACCTCAAAATTTAAGATATCTGTATTTTAGTAGCAGTACAATGATAATAACTTTTGTAACACTTGGAAAATTTTTAGAAGAAAGATCTAAGCTAAAAGCTAGCGATTATTTAAAAAATTTAATGGATTTAGCACCCAAAAAAGCATTAAAAGTTTCAAAAGGAGCTCAACTTGAAGAAGTTAATGCCGATGAACTTAAAAAAGGCGATATAGTAATAGTAAAAAGTGGTTTTAATATCCCTTGCGATGGCGTTATCATAGAGGGTGGCGGCGATATTGATAAATCATTTTTAAGCGGTGAAAGCTTACCTGTGTATCATTCAAAAGGCGATAATGTATATGCTGGATGTGTAAATTTAGACGGTTATATGACTATCGAGGTTGCAAAAGAACAAAGTGATACTATGCTTTATCAAATTTTAAATTTAATGAGCGAAGCAAGTAGTAAAAAAATGCCAATAGCAAGACTTGCTGATAAGGTAGCAAATATCTTTGTTCCTAGTGTTATTTTGATTGCTATTTTTACTTTGATTTTTTGGTCGCTAAATAAAGATTTATCTTTGGGTCTTATACTAGCAGCTAGCGTACTTATCATATCTTGTCCTTGTGCTCTTGGTTTGGCTACGCCAATAGCCATAGTTTGTGCTCTTGGAGCTGGTGCAAAGAGAGGAATTTTGATAAAAAATCCTGAAGTTTTAGAAAATATGCAAGATATTAAATTTGGTGTTTTTGATAAAACTGGAACGCTCAGCAAAGGAGAAATTAGTGTTAAAAAATCTTTTTTAAGCGATCAAATTTTATCTTTTGTTGCCGGTATAGAAGAAAGAAGCGAACACCCAATATCAAAAGCAATTGTAGAGTATGCAAAAAATAATTGTATGTGTGCTACTAAATTTAACGGTGAGCATAAAAATATACCTGGAAAAGGAATTATCGCATCACAAGGCAATATAAATGTAATGATAGGAAATCTTGCTTTAATGCAAGAAAATAGTGTTTATATAAGAGATGATATTTTAGAAGAGATAAATAAAATAACAAACGATGGTTTTGGTGTTGTTATGGTTGCTTATAATTCAAATTTTAGTGGATATTTGGTTTTAAGTGATAGTCTAAAAGATGGAGCAAAAGAGCTGATTTTAGAGCTTAAGAAAATGGGTATAACTCCTATTATGCTAACAGGCGATAGTTTAAATGTGGCAAAATATATAGCAAATCAAATAGACATACAAGAAGTTCATGCAGAACTCTTACCACAAGATAAATATGATTTTGTTGAAAAACTTAAACAAAAAGGTAAAGTGCTTTTTGTTGGTGATGGTATAAACGATGCACCTTCTTTAAAAAGTGCTGATATCTCGGTTGCTATGAGTAGTGGAAGTGATATAGTAAAAGAAAGCGGCGATATAGTTGTTGTAAATAGCGATTTAAAATCAATTTTGGCTTTTATAAAATTAACTAAAGAAACAATGAAAACTATAAAGCAAAATTTATTTTGGGCTTTTATTTATAATGCTATTTGCATACCTATAGCAGCTGGAGTTTTGTATCCATTTGGATTTATTTTAATGCCAATGTATGGAGCTATAGCTATGAGTATAAGTTCTGTAAGTGTAGTGCTAAATTCCATAAAGCTTAGGTTTATAAAATTTTAA
- a CDS encoding cation transporter has protein sequence MRKFELENVKCNNCANLVKNALRDDFGEVEVDVENKTIVLDVKNKEKLLFETLKDIGFPIIKEI, from the coding sequence ATGAGAAAATTTGAGTTAGAAAATGTTAAATGCAATAATTGTGCAAATTTAGTAAAAAATGCATTAAGGGATGATTTTGGAGAAGTTGAGGTTGATGTTGAAAATAAAACCATTGTTTTAGATGTAAAAAATAAGGAAAAACTTCTTTTTGAAACATTAAAAGATATAGGATTTCCTATAATAAAGGAAATTTGA
- the folK gene encoding 2-amino-4-hydroxy-6-hydroxymethyldihydropteridine diphosphokinase, whose amino-acid sequence MDVKYSKNGFFEIKDAIKFIKSDFFPFYRKIKNYKYSIILGLGGNVGKVKQRFDKIFQILSKDRRFYIAQSSPIVLNKAFGFTKQDDFLNAVLFLQTNLHPKEVLKIMLNLELRFKRKRPFKNAPRTIDLDILYTNIKIKNKRLIVPHPGVNERISVILPLGLMRL is encoded by the coding sequence ATGGATGTGAAATACTCTAAAAACGGCTTTTTTGAAATAAAAGACGCTATAAAATTTATAAAAAGTGATTTTTTTCCTTTTTATAGAAAAATAAAAAACTACAAATATAGCATTATATTGGGGCTTGGAGGAAATGTAGGAAAAGTTAAACAAAGATTTGATAAAATATTTCAAATTTTATCAAAAGACAGGCGTTTTTACATAGCACAGAGTTCGCCAATTGTTTTAAATAAGGCATTTGGTTTTACAAAGCAAGATGATTTTTTAAATGCAGTTTTATTTTTACAAACAAATTTACATCCAAAAGAAGTTTTAAAAATAATGCTAAATTTAGAACTTAGATTTAAAAGAAAAAGACCTTTTAAAAACGCGCCTAGAACGATAGATTTGGATATTTTATATACAAATATAAAAATAAAAAACAAAAGGCTCATAGTGCCGCATCCTGGCGTAAATGAGCGAATAAGTGTCATTTTGCCACTTGGTTTAATGAGATTATAA
- a CDS encoding aminopeptidase P family protein: MSSNFILKNENAIFYECGYSCDNALYLSLKDECFFITDARYSIEARENIKNAAVIESNSLIKDAKKLIKKFNIKKISFDPLSFSVSEFKNLSSSLNLNFKSSPNFSQKKREIKSQREINLLKEAAKLGEKCFDDLAKFINESKNLSEEEINFNAQMIFRQNGALNLSFEPITAINANAAKAHALPTKTKLKNGDLLLVDGGIKFKRYCSDRTRTAFFDNKLNFSKDQIYKNQKHQEIYDIVKEAQYQAIKAIKPGILACEVDSIARDFIAKNGYGKEFFHSTGHGVGLDIHELPIISPKSKTKLKEGMVFSVEPGIYLENEFGVRIEDVVVVTKNGCEIL, encoded by the coding sequence ATGAGCAGTAATTTCATACTAAAAAACGAAAATGCAATTTTTTACGAGTGCGGATATAGTTGCGACAATGCACTATATCTTAGCCTAAAAGATGAGTGCTTTTTCATAACAGATGCAAGATATAGCATAGAAGCAAGAGAAAATATAAAAAATGCCGCCGTAATAGAATCAAATTCTCTTATAAAAGATGCAAAAAAACTTATAAAAAAATTTAACATTAAAAAGATAAGTTTTGACCCATTAAGCTTTAGCGTTAGTGAATTTAAAAATCTATCTTCATCTTTAAACTTAAACTTTAAATCATCTCCAAATTTTTCTCAAAAAAAGAGGGAGATAAAATCTCAGCGTGAGATAAATTTACTAAAAGAAGCTGCAAAACTTGGCGAAAAATGCTTTGATGATTTAGCTAAATTTATAAATGAAAGCAAAAATTTAAGCGAAGAAGAGATAAATTTCAACGCACAGATGATATTTAGACAAAATGGAGCATTAAATCTCAGTTTTGAACCAATCACAGCAATAAATGCAAATGCTGCAAAAGCCCATGCTTTACCAACCAAAACAAAGCTAAAAAATGGTGATTTGCTATTAGTTGATGGGGGAATAAAATTTAAAAGATACTGCTCTGATAGAACCAGAACCGCATTTTTTGATAATAAACTAAATTTCTCAAAAGATCAAATTTATAAAAACCAAAAACATCAAGAAATTTACGATATAGTAAAAGAAGCACAATATCAAGCCATAAAAGCCATAAAGCCTGGAATTTTAGCTTGTGAAGTAGATAGTATTGCAAGAGATTTTATAGCAAAAAATGGCTATGGAAAAGAATTTTTTCACTCAACAGGGCACGGCGTGGGGCTTGACATACACGAATTACCAATAATTAGTCCAAAAAGCAAAACAAAATTAAAAGAAGGTATGGTTTTTAGCGTTGAGCCTGGAATTTACCTAGAAAACGAGTTTGGAGTTAGAATAGAAGATGTAGTAGTGGTAACAAAAAATGGATGTGAAATACTCTAA
- the flhF gene encoding flagellar biosynthesis protein FlhF, with product MATKFHTFTGNSPIEALRKAQEKCGDKAMLVTTKQIQPKTLNKEALFEILVSVEEDEIPEKPMQPHKKQNPYLNQTNAKSNFISTAQTAKKSSDDVLLNISQATQNIKNVTTNTNDIKSVNNENYNKQIDNVSKKVNDINNKITMIADMFWDERAPSRNNLIIPPEFSGIYKAASKSGMKDEHLESIMKATIECMPTNIKTNPTAVKNFFYTFLRKMLPCRVNQRHDLKKQKIMMLVGPTGVGKTTTLAKLAARFAYIGDVRYKTGIITLDTYRIGAVEQLFQYAKLMKLPILDVIQIQDFKNAIKNLRQCDVILIDTIGSSQYDKEKLNKLDSFLKNSDADIDVTLVMSAGSKVEDMLEIYDNFSFLHIDTMIITKFDETKVFGNVFSLVYETKTPVSYFSIGQEVPDDLMEARSEFLIECVLEGFNKKDSDDKSSK from the coding sequence TTGGCTACTAAGTTTCATACATTTACTGGCAATAGTCCTATAGAAGCATTAAGAAAAGCTCAAGAAAAATGTGGTGATAAAGCTATGCTTGTTACAACCAAACAAATTCAACCAAAAACTTTAAACAAAGAAGCTTTGTTTGAAATTTTAGTCAGTGTTGAAGAAGACGAAATACCAGAAAAACCAATGCAACCGCATAAAAAACAAAATCCTTATTTAAACCAAACAAATGCAAAATCAAATTTTATTTCAACTGCACAAACTGCCAAAAAGTCGTCTGATGATGTGCTTTTAAATATATCACAAGCAACGCAAAATATAAAAAATGTAACTACAAACACAAATGATATTAAATCTGTAAATAATGAGAATTATAATAAACAAATAGATAATGTCTCAAAAAAAGTAAATGATATAAACAATAAAATCACAATGATAGCCGATATGTTTTGGGATGAAAGAGCGCCATCTAGAAATAATCTTATAATACCGCCTGAATTTTCTGGCATTTACAAAGCAGCAAGTAAAAGCGGAATGAAAGATGAACATCTAGAATCAATTATGAAAGCTACGATAGAATGTATGCCAACGAACATAAAAACAAATCCAACTGCTGTAAAAAATTTCTTTTACACATTTTTAAGAAAAATGTTGCCTTGCAGAGTTAATCAAAGACATGACTTAAAAAAACAAAAAATTATGATGTTAGTAGGTCCAACTGGTGTTGGAAAAACTACTACTTTAGCAAAACTTGCAGCACGCTTTGCATATATTGGAGATGTAAGATACAAAACCGGGATTATAACACTTGATACATATAGAATTGGTGCAGTTGAGCAACTTTTTCAATATGCAAAATTGATGAAACTGCCTATTTTAGATGTTATTCAAATACAAGATTTTAAAAATGCTATAAAAAATTTAAGACAATGCGATGTTATTTTGATAGACACAATTGGAAGCAGTCAGTATGACAAAGAAAAACTTAACAAACTTGATAGTTTTTTGAAAAATAGCGATGCAGATATAGATGTAACGCTAGTTATGTCTGCTGGATCTAAAGTTGAAGATATGCTAGAAATTTATGATAATTTCTCTTTTTTGCATATTGATACTATGATTATTACTAAATTTGATGAGACAAAAGTATTTGGAAATGTATTTTCTTTGGTTTATGAAACAAAAACTCCTGTTAGTTATTTTTCTATCGGACAAGAAGTTCCAGATGATTTGATGGAAGCTAGGAGCGAATTTTTAATAGAATGTGTTTTAGAAGGCTTTAATAAAAAGGATTCTGATGATAAATCAAGCAAATAA
- the fliY gene encoding flagellar motor switch protein FliY, whose protein sequence is MIEQFLNFFTKEVVATIEGLTGKQAVFSNKTEDNANEQTTIKPPVVVATINVSGATTAKLLLLSTPVFMTAIGEWMMGEEEITNTSSLGADEIDAAKEVFSNILGAFSTTLGAQKDLPKLNFEVSKVVFLDENQALDLSSYEKSYIYEVKIDALDEHFGLVSDLVLNKLLNPASQKSHQEKSESSAKSSFTSDEMRNINLIMDVRLPIRVRIGSKKMLLKDVLSMDIGSVIELNQLANDPLEILIGDKPIALGEVVIIDGNFGIQITEIGTKKERLEQLR, encoded by the coding sequence ATGATAGAACAATTTTTAAATTTTTTTACCAAAGAAGTAGTTGCAACCATAGAAGGACTTACAGGAAAACAAGCTGTATTTTCAAATAAAACCGAAGATAATGCTAATGAGCAAACCACAATAAAACCACCAGTAGTAGTTGCTACCATAAATGTTAGCGGTGCAACTACGGCAAAACTTCTACTTTTATCAACTCCTGTTTTTATGACAGCCATTGGCGAATGGATGATGGGAGAAGAAGAGATAACAAACACATCTTCTCTTGGTGCAGATGAGATAGATGCAGCAAAAGAAGTATTTTCAAATATATTAGGGGCATTTTCTACTACACTTGGAGCACAAAAAGATCTTCCAAAACTAAATTTTGAAGTATCAAAAGTAGTATTTTTAGATGAAAACCAAGCACTTGATCTAAGTTCGTATGAAAAATCATATATATATGAAGTTAAAATAGACGCTTTAGACGAACATTTTGGTCTTGTAAGCGATCTTGTTTTAAACAAGCTTCTTAATCCGGCTTCTCAAAAATCACATCAAGAAAAATCAGAATCTTCAGCTAAATCATCATTTACAAGCGATGAGATGAGAAATATAAATCTTATTATGGATGTTAGACTTCCAATAAGAGTGAGAATTGGGTCAAAAAAAATGCTTTTAAAAGATGTTTTAAGTATGGATATAGGCTCAGTTATAGAACTAAATCAACTAGCAAATGATCCACTTGAAATTCTAATAGGCGATAAGCCAATAGCTCTTGGAGAAGTTGTTATAATAGATGGAAATTTTGGCATACAAATAACTGAAATAGGAACAAAAAAAGAGAGGTTAGAACAACTTAGATGA
- the fliM gene encoding flagellar motor switch protein FliM, whose protein sequence is MADILTQEEIDALLEVVDEDTDENIDTPRKKEEQEEREIIIYDFKRPNRVSKEQLRAIKGIHDKLARNLASQISSIMRSIVEIRLHSVDQMTYGEFLMSLPSPTSFNVFSIKPLDGNCVLEINPSIAFPMIDRLLGGNGEGFEENRELTEIEINLLDAILRIIMQRLRESWSLITDIYPNIETKESSPNVVQIVSQNEIVIMLVMEIIIGNSSGMINICYPVIYLEPILSRLASRDVMLGETSAKKSRNKELKTLVGRAEVIYEAILGKAMISVNEFLNLEVGDILRLDRPADDKAIVTIDKKDVFLAQIGLHRFRKTIKIEQLIKTDKDEIKSILEEFEEERKAKALAFQNEQENDENEEYMEEEDDI, encoded by the coding sequence ATGGCTGATATACTAACACAAGAAGAAATTGATGCACTACTTGAAGTAGTGGACGAAGATACAGATGAAAATATAGATACGCCTCGTAAAAAAGAAGAGCAAGAAGAACGAGAAATCATTATATATGATTTTAAAAGACCAAATAGAGTTAGCAAAGAACAACTTCGTGCCATAAAAGGTATTCATGACAAACTAGCTAGAAATTTAGCCTCTCAAATTTCTAGCATAATGAGAAGCATTGTAGAAATAAGGCTTCACTCAGTTGATCAAATGACTTATGGAGAGTTTTTAATGTCCCTACCAAGTCCAACAAGCTTTAATGTTTTTTCTATAAAACCGCTTGATGGAAATTGCGTTTTAGAGATAAATCCAAGCATCGCATTTCCTATGATAGATAGACTTCTTGGCGGAAATGGAGAGGGCTTTGAAGAAAATAGAGAATTAACAGAGATAGAAATAAATTTACTAGATGCAATTCTTCGTATAATAATGCAAAGACTTAGAGAATCTTGGAGCTTAATAACAGACATCTACCCAAACATAGAAACCAAAGAAAGCTCTCCAAATGTAGTGCAAATAGTATCGCAAAATGAGATTGTCATTATGCTTGTTATGGAGATAATTATAGGAAACTCAAGCGGAATGATAAACATATGCTATCCTGTTATATATTTAGAGCCTATTTTATCGCGTCTTGCAAGCAGAGATGTAATGCTTGGTGAAACTTCTGCTAAAAAAAGTAGAAACAAAGAGTTAAAAACACTGGTTGGTAGAGCTGAAGTTATTTATGAAGCAATATTAGGTAAAGCTATGATAAGTGTTAATGAGTTTTTAAATTTAGAAGTTGGAGATATACTAAGACTAGATAGACCAGCTGATGATAAAGCTATAGTAACAATAGACAAAAAAGATGTTTTTTTAGCACAAATCGGGCTTCACAGATTTAGAAAAACCATAAAAATAGAACAGCTCATAAAAACAGATAAAGATGAGATAAAATCCATCTTAGAAGAGTTTGAAGAAGAAAGAAAAGCAAAAGCACTAGCTTTTCAAAATGAGCAAGAAAACGATGAAAACGAAGAGTATATGGAAGAAGAGGATGATATATGA